The Brasilonema sennae CENA114 genome includes a region encoding these proteins:
- a CDS encoding tellurite resistance TerB C-terminal domain-containing protein has protein sequence MQSAIVSNRLIIGIVAFGVSFGLSLVLSWDFNKAFLTGLVTVPATYLSALFVDKRKRNYEMLILDSLQRRIRDLEGLKSRIVTEVNQLEAHNALLHAESSNLQNQVIERRNQRDTLNRDIGVYIIEKKQLQAKINYLQNELSAIEESKVELNNTFSTLTAEKRRLELNSNISRSEIIQLQAQISELQQQKQESENSLILLNRLKPQLEEKLYELRVQIQEVEIQENQQKQLMLERKTEKEHIEVSLNALQTELTEQQTQLQHLLGQVTLLQEERDQLQSQVWELLHQIETLTTQEKFNENEQEEDEDLFPFSELLESLEPKNTTTVSENVPEEWRKFSEQLQGYEIRVLKAILEQDNPYPVIKKIAEENITMPNLLIDSINELANDTIGELIIDSSSETPEIYEEYKTNVKNILAMYEYKMTEETSLN, from the coding sequence ATGCAATCAGCGATCGTGAGTAATCGACTTATTATAGGTATAGTTGCCTTTGGCGTTAGTTTTGGTCTGAGTCTCGTCCTTAGCTGGGATTTTAATAAAGCCTTTCTCACAGGTCTAGTGACTGTACCTGCTACGTATCTATCAGCTTTATTTGTAGACAAGCGCAAAAGAAATTATGAAATGCTGATTTTAGATTCTCTACAGAGGCGAATTAGAGATCTTGAGGGACTAAAGTCTCGCATTGTCACAGAAGTTAACCAACTTGAAGCGCATAACGCTTTACTGCATGCAGAGTCAAGCAATTTACAAAATCAAGTTATAGAACGACGTAACCAGAGAGATACTCTTAATAGAGATATAGGCGTTTATATAATAGAAAAAAAACAGTTACAAGCAAAAATAAACTATTTACAAAATGAACTTAGCGCAATTGAGGAATCAAAAGTAGAACTTAATAATACCTTTTCGACATTAACCGCTGAAAAACGGCGTTTAGAATTAAACTCTAATATTTCACGTTCTGAAATTATTCAACTGCAAGCTCAAATCAGCGAACTTCAGCAGCAAAAGCAAGAATCAGAAAACAGCTTAATTCTGCTGAATCGGCTTAAGCCTCAACTAGAAGAAAAATTATACGAGTTGCGAGTCCAAATACAAGAGGTTGAAATCCAAGAAAACCAGCAAAAGCAACTCATGTTAGAGAGAAAAACTGAGAAAGAACATATAGAAGTAAGCCTGAATGCTTTGCAAACCGAATTAACAGAACAACAAACTCAACTACAACACTTACTCGGGCAAGTTACATTGTTGCAGGAAGAACGTGACCAATTGCAAAGCCAAGTTTGGGAACTTCTCCACCAAATTGAAACCCTGACAACTCAAGAAAAATTTAATGAAAACGAACAGGAAGAGGACGAAGATTTATTTCCTTTTTCTGAATTACTAGAATCCTTAGAGCCAAAAAATACTACCACTGTATCAGAAAATGTTCCCGAAGAATGGAGGAAATTTAGCGAACAGCTACAGGGTTATGAAATTCGGGTATTAAAAGCTATCCTAGAGCAAGACAACCCTTATCCTGTCATTAAAAAGATAGCTGAAGAAAATATTACAATGCCAAATCTACTAATTGATTCAATAAATGAACTTGCTAATGATACTATTGGTGAATTGATAATAGATTCGAGTTCAGAAACGCCAGAAATTTATGAGGAATATAAAACAAACGTCAAAAACATACTTGCCATGTATGAATATAAAATGACTGAAGAAACCTCACTCAACTAA
- a CDS encoding ATP-binding protein — protein MDNQANTKVQFLQREAASLLLYQSVLQSEVGRAYLDLLQAIRYTDADGQGCLQAYGNYFRCLAAKHQNWEEYLITQILRADNPFTQLAQQQEFENLPPALVAAAEHDLRALQSLDECGSAILSQWVQEVAHLSVSPVVWYVEQNRVARVHEFPLIEKLQQLENWADAVKELAAYYRQFGTGLFAEYKAARWQGGEFIPIRYCDPIELNQLVGYESQKEALLKNTEFLLSGQVALHVLLYGSRGSGKSSLVKALLNEYGNSNLRLLEVAKSDLKDLPKIVEQLRSVPQKFIIFVDDLSFEEDDDAFKALKVVLEGNLTARSQNIVVYATSNRRHLIREFFADRPSPRDNDEVHAWDTMQEKLSFSDRFGLTLTFEGADQKTYLQIIRHLAAQAEIDMSQEDLEHQALQWATRHNGRSGRTARQFVDFLKADLTVSSSTHHAANTES, from the coding sequence ATGGATAATCAAGCGAACACAAAAGTTCAATTCCTCCAGCGCGAAGCTGCATCCCTCTTACTCTACCAATCGGTCCTCCAAAGTGAAGTCGGGAGGGCATATCTTGACCTATTGCAAGCAATACGCTACACTGATGCCGATGGACAAGGTTGTCTCCAAGCATACGGCAATTACTTCAGGTGCTTGGCTGCTAAACATCAAAACTGGGAGGAATATCTGATTACTCAAATTCTCAGAGCAGATAATCCTTTTACTCAACTTGCTCAACAACAAGAATTTGAAAATCTCCCTCCAGCTTTAGTCGCAGCAGCTGAGCATGATTTACGAGCGTTGCAAAGTCTTGATGAGTGTGGCAGCGCTATTTTGAGTCAGTGGGTGCAAGAAGTAGCTCATTTAAGCGTTTCACCAGTCGTATGGTATGTAGAGCAAAATCGAGTCGCAAGAGTTCACGAATTTCCACTTATAGAGAAGTTACAACAGCTGGAAAATTGGGCTGATGCTGTGAAAGAATTGGCAGCGTATTATCGCCAGTTTGGTACAGGTTTATTTGCAGAGTATAAAGCTGCGCGTTGGCAAGGTGGGGAGTTTATCCCAATACGCTATTGTGATCCAATTGAGTTAAATCAACTTGTGGGTTACGAGTCGCAAAAAGAAGCATTGTTGAAAAACACAGAGTTTTTATTATCTGGACAGGTGGCGCTGCACGTCTTGCTTTACGGTAGTCGCGGTTCGGGAAAATCTTCTTTGGTGAAAGCTTTACTGAATGAGTATGGCAATTCCAATTTACGCTTACTGGAAGTAGCCAAATCTGACTTGAAAGACTTACCAAAAATTGTGGAACAGTTACGAAGTGTGCCACAAAAGTTTATCATCTTTGTTGATGACCTGTCTTTTGAAGAAGACGATGATGCTTTCAAAGCACTCAAAGTGGTTTTGGAAGGCAATTTAACCGCACGTTCTCAAAACATTGTAGTCTATGCAACATCTAACCGCCGCCACTTAATTCGAGAGTTTTTTGCAGATAGACCATCTCCCAGAGACAACGACGAAGTTCATGCATGGGATACCATGCAAGAGAAGCTATCTTTTAGCGATCGCTTTGGTTTAACCTTGACCTTTGAAGGTGCTGATCAGAAAACTTACTTACAAATTATCCGGCATCTTGCGGCACAAGCTGAAATTGATATGAGTCAAGAAGATTTGGAACATCAAGCTTTACAATGGGCAACTCGGCATAATGGTCGTTCTGGAAGAACAGCAAGACAATTTGTTGATTTCTTAAAAGCAGATTTGACTGTGTCTAGTTCAACCCATCATGCAGCAAACACAGAATCATAA
- a CDS encoding TMEM14 family protein: MTLGIVTALAYGVVALVGGIIGYRKANSKVSLISGGISGLLLIIAAFVQFQGQTWGLTLAAAITAVLVITFGIRLVKTRKFMPAGVMAILGLVALAMMVNQMVA, encoded by the coding sequence ATGACTTTAGGTATTGTTACAGCTCTTGCCTACGGCGTTGTGGCTCTGGTTGGTGGCATCATCGGCTACCGTAAAGCGAATAGCAAAGTTTCTCTTATCAGTGGTGGTATCAGTGGCTTACTACTGATTATTGCTGCTTTTGTCCAGTTCCAAGGACAAACTTGGGGTTTGACGTTAGCAGCTGCGATCACCGCTGTTTTAGTCATAACTTTTGGAATTAGACTAGTGAAAACACGCAAGTTTATGCCTGCGGGAGTCATGGCTATTTTGGGTTTGGTAGCATTAGCGATGATGGTCAATCAGATGGTAGCGTAA
- a CDS encoding ATP-binding protein encodes MTKLKISKKVSTALINSLGAGVVPRVGLEHIAVGREQEFKTLSQNLDDIAEGVAAFRFVIGNYGSGKSFMLQLLRNRGMEQGFVVADADLCWERRLAGSNNEGLATYRELMRHLTTKTRPDGGALVSILEGWINKIQQEVAKETGMRPNDEGFDDQVEAKIREVVQYIEDLVHGFDFGSVIVAYWRGYRLDDDDLKNAALRWLRGEFSTKTEAKAALGVRVIIDDESWYDYIKLIAKFVAEIGYKGLLILLDEAALLYQISPTVTREKNYNRLLGMFNDIMQCKAEHLGIFIGGTTRFLEDPNRGLFADAAWRRRTKESRFVTQAGVQEYMGPVMRLNPLTEAEILTLLQRLTEIHAINFGYEKNFKNSDLKDFVQEIVKRLGAEALLTPGEIVRDFLSVLNLLYQNSNLSFAQLIHGANFKPTVKGKDADLDDNAAEFSL; translated from the coding sequence ATGACAAAGCTCAAAATCTCAAAAAAAGTATCCACTGCGTTGATAAATTCTCTAGGTGCGGGAGTCGTACCTAGAGTCGGATTAGAACACATAGCAGTAGGGCGGGAACAAGAATTTAAAACCCTATCACAAAATCTTGATGACATAGCAGAAGGGGTAGCAGCATTTCGCTTCGTCATTGGTAATTACGGTTCCGGCAAAAGCTTCATGCTACAATTGCTTCGCAACCGTGGTATGGAGCAAGGTTTTGTCGTAGCTGATGCTGACTTATGCTGGGAACGCCGATTAGCAGGAAGCAACAACGAAGGGTTGGCAACGTATCGAGAACTAATGAGGCATCTTACAACAAAAACTCGTCCTGATGGTGGTGCATTGGTTTCCATTTTAGAAGGATGGATTAATAAAATTCAACAAGAAGTTGCCAAAGAAACTGGGATGCGTCCCAATGATGAAGGTTTTGATGACCAAGTTGAAGCAAAAATCAGGGAAGTCGTTCAATATATAGAAGACTTAGTTCACGGATTTGATTTTGGTAGTGTTATTGTTGCTTACTGGCGCGGCTATCGCTTGGATGATGATGATTTGAAAAATGCAGCACTGCGATGGTTGCGGGGAGAATTTTCCACCAAAACTGAAGCAAAAGCCGCCTTGGGAGTACGTGTTATTATTGACGATGAAAGTTGGTATGATTACATTAAACTCATTGCTAAATTTGTTGCGGAGATTGGCTATAAAGGCCTTTTAATTCTGCTGGATGAAGCTGCACTTTTATACCAGATATCTCCGACAGTAACACGGGAAAAAAACTATAACAGATTGCTAGGGATGTTTAATGATATTATGCAGTGTAAAGCAGAACATCTTGGCATTTTTATTGGTGGTACGACAAGATTTTTAGAAGACCCAAATCGAGGTCTTTTTGCAGATGCTGCTTGGCGAAGACGGACAAAAGAAAGCCGTTTTGTCACTCAAGCCGGTGTCCAGGAATATATGGGACCAGTCATGCGGCTTAACCCGCTAACAGAAGCAGAAATCCTGACGCTTTTGCAAAGATTAACAGAAATCCATGCTATCAACTTTGGTTATGAGAAGAATTTCAAAAATAGTGATTTGAAGGATTTTGTACAAGAAATTGTTAAGCGTTTGGGTGCAGAAGCTTTGCTGACACCAGGGGAAATTGTACGGGATTTCCTGAGTGTATTGAATCTTCTTTATCAAAATTCAAATCTTTCTTTTGCTCAACTCATTCATGGTGCTAACTTTAAACCGACTGTTAAGGGTAAAGATGCAGATTTGGATGATAATGCAGCAGAATTTAGTTTGTAA
- a CDS encoding DEAD/DEAH box helicase, which produces MSDAIFSRLAPFIQEYIYSHNWTELRPVQIEACKVIFNTDAHLLVAAGTASGKTEAAFLPVLTLLYENPSATIGALYIGPIKALINDQFERLNDLLKEADIPVWYWHGDVSQSHKTKLLKNPKGILQITPESLESLLINKYHELTRLFGDLRFVIIDEIHAFMGSERGCQILCQLARLARLTQREPRRIGLSATLGDYSMAEEWLCSGTDKLVVTPKIEGGKRQIKLAVEHFVLSETNRQVAKDAERRKEKREEDVSVYDRYLFNLSKSRKCLIFANNKSQTESVISSLRQIAAEDGYPDIYHVHHGSISASLRQAAEAAMREPNYPAVTAATLTLELGIDIGYLERVIQLESPLSVASFLQRLGRTGRRGEAADMRFVCAEEKVHAEASLPEQVPWQILQCIAIIQLYLEERWIEPIKPLRYPLSLLYHQTMSVLVAMGEVSPAALAKEVLSLPSFAAISQEDFKLLLRYLIDIDHLHLTEQGKLIVGLAGEKVVGKFQFYAVFPDNQEYVVKQGTTEIGSITMPSPVGHLFALAGKTWEVTDVDFKRKIILVKQVDGKASIFWRGGSGTIHTRILQRMRQVLFEDIEYSYLQENALKRLHSARELARDAGLDKHNILQLEKGKCCIFPWMGTVAYRTLEKLLNCFCRESLEISSISGDNPYFLTLKLAHKKIESLYSEIVSLCEQRINNQDLVSEMDAPQIQKYDEFIPYPLLRKAFASNHLDMLELRQQVALWQGYDNSY; this is translated from the coding sequence ATGAGCGATGCTATATTTTCCCGACTCGCCCCTTTTATCCAAGAATATATTTACAGTCATAACTGGACTGAATTAAGACCAGTTCAAATTGAAGCTTGTAAAGTTATCTTTAACACTGATGCTCATTTGCTCGTTGCTGCTGGTACTGCTTCGGGGAAAACAGAAGCGGCATTTTTACCTGTTTTGACTTTATTATATGAAAACCCTTCTGCTACAATTGGTGCACTGTATATTGGTCCTATTAAGGCTTTAATTAATGATCAATTTGAACGTTTAAATGATTTGTTGAAAGAGGCGGATATCCCCGTTTGGTATTGGCATGGTGATGTTAGTCAAAGTCATAAAACTAAACTTCTTAAGAATCCTAAAGGTATTCTGCAAATTACGCCAGAATCTTTAGAAAGTTTATTAATTAATAAATATCATGAGTTGACGCGTTTGTTTGGTGATTTGCGGTTTGTGATCATTGATGAAATTCATGCATTTATGGGTTCAGAACGCGGTTGTCAGATTCTTTGTCAATTGGCACGGTTGGCAAGATTGACGCAAAGAGAACCTCGAAGAATTGGTTTGTCGGCGACTTTGGGTGATTACTCGATGGCTGAGGAGTGGTTATGTTCTGGGACTGATAAGTTGGTGGTTACTCCGAAGATTGAGGGAGGAAAGCGTCAAATTAAACTTGCTGTTGAGCATTTTGTTCTGTCTGAAACGAACCGCCAAGTCGCCAAGGACGCAGAGAGAAGAAAAGAGAAGAGAGAAGAAGACGTAAGTGTATATGATAGATATCTTTTTAATTTGAGTAAGTCTCGGAAGTGTCTGATTTTTGCTAATAACAAATCTCAAACGGAATCTGTGATTTCATCTTTGCGTCAAATTGCTGCTGAAGATGGGTATCCAGATATTTATCATGTGCATCATGGTAGTATTTCTGCGAGTTTGCGTCAAGCGGCTGAAGCTGCTATGCGTGAACCAAATTATCCTGCGGTGACTGCTGCGACGTTGACTTTAGAGTTGGGTATTGATATTGGTTATTTGGAGAGAGTTATTCAGTTGGAATCGCCTCTTTCTGTTGCTAGTTTTTTACAGCGGTTGGGACGTACTGGAAGAAGAGGTGAAGCTGCTGATATGCGGTTTGTTTGTGCTGAGGAGAAAGTACATGCAGAAGCATCTTTACCGGAACAAGTTCCTTGGCAAATTTTGCAATGTATTGCAATTATTCAACTTTATTTAGAGGAACGGTGGATTGAACCAATTAAGCCTCTTAGATATCCGTTGAGTTTGTTATACCATCAGACAATGAGTGTTTTAGTAGCAATGGGAGAAGTTTCTCCTGCTGCTCTTGCTAAAGAGGTTTTAAGTCTACCAAGTTTTGCTGCTATTTCTCAAGAAGATTTTAAGTTATTATTGCGCTATCTCATTGATATTGACCATCTTCACTTAACTGAACAAGGTAAACTCATCGTTGGTTTAGCTGGGGAGAAGGTGGTAGGAAAGTTTCAGTTTTACGCTGTTTTTCCTGATAATCAAGAATATGTGGTTAAGCAAGGAACAACAGAAATTGGTAGTATCACAATGCCGTCTCCGGTTGGACATCTATTTGCTTTGGCAGGGAAAACTTGGGAAGTTACAGATGTTGATTTTAAAAGAAAGATTATTTTAGTTAAGCAGGTAGATGGTAAAGCTAGTATTTTTTGGCGGGGTGGTAGTGGTACGATTCATACAAGAATTTTGCAACGAATGCGACAAGTGTTGTTTGAGGATATCGAGTACAGCTACTTACAAGAGAATGCTTTGAAACGTTTGCATTCAGCTCGTGAATTAGCAAGAGATGCGGGACTAGATAAACACAATATTTTGCAGTTAGAAAAGGGAAAGTGTTGTATTTTTCCTTGGATGGGTACTGTCGCTTACCGTACTTTGGAAAAATTGCTGAACTGTTTTTGCCGCGAGTCGTTGGAAATTAGCAGTATAAGTGGCGACAATCCTTATTTTTTGACACTTAAATTAGCTCATAAAAAAATCGAATCTCTTTATTCTGAAATTGTTTCCTTATGTGAGCAAAGAATAAATAATCAGGATTTAGTGAGTGAAATGGATGCTCCACAAATTCAAAAGTATGATGAGTTTATTCCTTATCCACTTTTACGAAAAGCGTTTGCCAGCAATCATTTAGATATGTTGGAACTGAGGCAACAAGTCGCTCTTTGGCAAGGATATGATAATTCGTATTGA
- a CDS encoding DUF4833 domain-containing protein has translation MSELPKKLTNLSFVGGAMLQQGAKPLRAIALLLLSTTPSYATSLNSIFFITKSDNGNQVHYGVQTNADCSLKTSKPVYPYWKLESGRLERLLAMEVPAFGIASQSVSGNEIVMEVNGFKARGISKPITIRSTRLKSQECQISAFTKINGEATQLLQVHIDLTRQGLFGLGGTVHSITFYGAGQKQEEIVCRSNCSF, from the coding sequence ATGTCTGAGCTACCAAAGAAGCTAACAAATCTTTCCTTTGTAGGTGGTGCGATGCTCCAGCAGGGAGCCAAGCCCTTGCGGGCGATCGCACTGTTACTTCTTTCAACCACCCCTTCCTATGCTACAAGCCTCAATAGTATTTTCTTCATTACCAAGAGCGACAACGGTAACCAGGTGCATTATGGTGTGCAGACTAATGCAGACTGCTCTCTGAAAACTTCTAAACCTGTGTACCCCTATTGGAAGCTCGAAAGTGGTCGGTTAGAGCGTTTGCTTGCTATGGAAGTTCCAGCTTTTGGTATTGCTAGCCAATCAGTCTCAGGTAACGAAATAGTCATGGAAGTGAACGGCTTCAAAGCACGAGGAATTTCCAAACCCATTACAATTCGGTCTACCCGATTAAAAAGTCAAGAGTGTCAAATATCGGCTTTTACAAAAATCAACGGCGAAGCTACTCAGCTACTCCAAGTCCATATTGATTTGACTAGACAGGGTTTATTTGGGCTTGGTGGTACCGTTCACAGCATCACATTTTACGGTGCTGGTCAAAAGCAGGAAGAGATTGTCTGTAGATCTAATTGCAGTTTCTAA
- a CDS encoding CHAT domain-containing protein, with protein sequence MAFKISFKIGGRVQLNHSEVLPVTLAIYDQEGQIEELVSFLSPLPKPLEDKFKEWQYYIGLQGNRKVAKNRDKLISGVVNLTELANSLKTELNKWLGRDGWIDENGQSDQRVSRVLEKFRKKITQKDEIQIIVQTEDRQLRGLPWQEWDTLAAYTSRGVEVAISATNFKRLTQKQTPQLKATARILVVFGDEKLGFAEEEDFIKSLRQHGGEPHILRQPTRQELEQKLKDSQGWQIFFFAGHSESDRDGRIGRIQINSADGAQGIIEITELTDLLQDAIQKKLQLAIFNSCDGLGLANQLTELSLPYCIVMREMVESSVARELLRHFLEAFVKDRSLFASMNAARQQLQKKFEPGKSWLPVIVANPLAKELTWNRLFSERRLSWRWEMVLGMIAIAVLVCLPIGIFSEFQGWETLTLYAGLYPHLVVYPSLFLWMPLFAAYRAHCMIRVKTRPFVFLTLLTIFLVSGGLFFELTGDRIMLMEFKSDATTTIYAQQLPQLYLKWQTSAADIQNIPQEIFNTRQIFDVDGNLTLKKSELEPVIKRLHTFDNIAGFQGLLRIATAYDVWRQNTQPFSISRWFYAFTFIAIISCGVQILALVATIWFVPDSIFNKNKYLTYVIICELGILLWVPFQSYSIEHTKSLLFSPELKGTLAGLNVLLYAIIAIIFSATVSSIYRSATKKYQPILLSFLLGSFILTLLGSWFGVYLIDHLFGMNSTNPLTPWFASSLFFAVLFFFLFVRLIDHGVGDE encoded by the coding sequence ATGGCATTTAAAATCTCCTTTAAAATTGGCGGACGAGTACAACTTAACCATTCTGAAGTTCTGCCTGTCACCCTTGCCATCTACGATCAAGAAGGACAAATTGAAGAACTCGTTTCCTTTCTCTCTCCTTTACCAAAACCTCTCGAAGATAAGTTCAAAGAATGGCAGTATTATATTGGTCTTCAAGGTAATCGTAAGGTAGCAAAAAATCGTGACAAGCTGATTTCAGGAGTAGTCAATCTCACAGAACTAGCAAATTCCTTGAAAACCGAATTAAACAAATGGTTGGGTAGGGATGGCTGGATCGATGAGAATGGACAATCAGATCAGCGTGTCAGTCGGGTTTTAGAAAAATTTAGGAAGAAAATTACACAAAAGGATGAAATCCAAATTATTGTACAGACAGAAGACCGACAACTGCGGGGACTGCCTTGGCAAGAGTGGGATACCTTGGCAGCGTATACTAGCAGAGGTGTAGAAGTGGCAATTAGTGCCACAAATTTTAAGCGGCTGACTCAGAAGCAAACACCACAACTGAAAGCAACTGCACGCATACTTGTAGTGTTTGGTGACGAAAAGCTTGGTTTTGCAGAAGAAGAGGATTTTATCAAAAGCCTGAGACAGCATGGTGGAGAACCTCATATCCTCAGACAACCTACGCGCCAAGAGTTAGAACAAAAGTTAAAAGACTCTCAAGGCTGGCAGATTTTCTTTTTTGCCGGACATAGTGAAAGCGATCGCGACGGACGAATTGGGCGCATTCAAATTAACTCAGCCGATGGCGCACAAGGAATTATCGAAATCACTGAACTAACAGACTTGCTCCAAGATGCGATCCAGAAAAAATTGCAACTGGCAATCTTTAATTCTTGTGATGGTTTAGGACTGGCAAACCAATTAACCGAGCTATCTCTACCCTACTGTATTGTGATGCGCGAAATGGTTGAGTCCTCTGTCGCTAGAGAATTATTGAGGCATTTTCTGGAAGCTTTTGTCAAAGATCGCTCTTTATTTGCATCGATGAATGCAGCACGACAGCAGTTACAAAAGAAATTTGAACCGGGCAAAAGTTGGCTTCCTGTAATTGTTGCTAATCCTCTGGCGAAAGAACTGACATGGAACCGTTTGTTTTCCGAGAGGAGGTTATCTTGGCGCTGGGAGATGGTATTGGGCATGATTGCGATCGCTGTGCTAGTTTGCCTACCCATAGGGATATTCAGCGAGTTTCAGGGTTGGGAAACCTTGACACTTTACGCAGGACTCTACCCTCACCTGGTAGTCTATCCTTCCCTATTTCTCTGGATGCCTCTGTTTGCGGCTTACAGAGCACATTGCATGATTCGCGTCAAGACACGCCCGTTTGTATTTTTGACACTCTTAACTATTTTTCTCGTATCGGGGGGGCTGTTCTTTGAGCTTACTGGCGATCGCATCATGTTAATGGAGTTCAAATCCGATGCGACGACGACAATTTATGCACAGCAACTTCCCCAACTCTACTTAAAGTGGCAAACTTCAGCAGCAGATATTCAGAACATTCCCCAAGAAATTTTTAATACCCGTCAGATTTTCGATGTTGACGGGAATTTGACACTGAAAAAATCAGAGTTAGAGCCAGTCATTAAACGTCTTCATACATTCGATAACATCGCAGGATTTCAAGGACTTTTGCGGATTGCTACCGCTTATGATGTTTGGCGACAAAATACTCAACCCTTTTCAATTAGTCGATGGTTTTACGCCTTCACCTTTATTGCCATTATTTCTTGTGGTGTCCAGATTTTGGCGCTTGTGGCGACGATTTGGTTTGTACCAGATTCCATATTTAATAAGAATAAATACTTGACATATGTCATCATCTGTGAACTAGGTATTCTGTTGTGGGTGCCCTTTCAAAGCTACAGCATAGAGCATACCAAAAGCCTGTTATTTTCACCTGAGTTGAAAGGTACTTTAGCTGGACTCAATGTTCTTCTTTATGCAATTATTGCCATCATATTTTCAGCAACTGTTAGCAGCATCTACAGAAGTGCCACCAAAAAATATCAGCCTATTTTATTGTCATTCTTGTTAGGTAGTTTCATTTTGACGCTTCTAGGTAGCTGGTTTGGAGTTTATCTCATTGATCACCTATTTGGAATGAATAGTACCAATCCGCTGACTCCTTGGTTTGCAAGTAGCCTTTTCTTTGCTGTTTTATTTTTCTTCCTGTTCGTGCGGTTGATTGATCATGGCGTTGGAGACGAGTGA
- a CDS encoding CPBP family intramembrane glutamic endopeptidase: MEGKLVSKEQQKVMLIVGLAYILPIILIDLGLVPFRARFYVLILAAIAIFAIAQLYRFSALELGFTKRHLGSSLKAIALPTLASALLMFIYYIMQGPRIDNSAYKWTFYLFFVGVSSPVQEFLYRGFLFGIFSRAKLAIWVQILLSTLLYSFVHLIYRDVPTLLSTFILGLFWGCHYAKYRNLYSIIVSHSVLGAIAILVGLV, encoded by the coding sequence ATGGAAGGTAAATTAGTCAGCAAAGAACAGCAGAAAGTAATGCTGATTGTAGGCTTGGCATACATTTTGCCGATTATACTGATTGATTTGGGATTAGTTCCTTTTCGGGCGCGATTTTATGTCCTCATCTTGGCTGCTATAGCTATTTTTGCGATCGCGCAACTGTACCGATTCTCTGCTTTAGAACTGGGATTTACGAAACGACACCTGGGAAGTTCTCTCAAAGCGATCGCCCTACCAACATTGGCTTCTGCTTTGCTCATGTTCATTTACTATATTATGCAAGGGCCACGCATCGACAACTCTGCATACAAATGGACTTTCTATCTTTTCTTTGTTGGTGTATCTTCTCCTGTACAAGAGTTTTTATATCGCGGCTTTTTATTCGGGATTTTTTCTAGAGCAAAGTTGGCGATTTGGGTACAGATTCTGCTCTCGACATTACTCTACAGTTTTGTTCATCTCATCTATCGAGATGTACCTACGCTGCTGTCCACATTTATCCTTGGTCTGTTCTGGGGCTGTCACTACGCAAAGTATCGCAATTTATATAGTATTATCGTCAGTCACTCAGTACTGGGTGCGATCGCTATCCTGGTTGGATTGGTGTAA